Proteins encoded together in one Chitinophaga lutea window:
- a CDS encoding glycosyltransferase family 4 protein — protein MKIAILSPVAWRTPPVHYGPWEQMASNVAEGLVKRGWNVTLFATANSLTAGTLQAICPEGYEENRELDAKVMECMHISLLMEQAQEYALIHNHFDFLPLTYSRLISTPIVTTIHGFSSPKIIPVYERYNDVGHYVSISNSDRSSRLRYAATVYNGIHSADFSFNDQPEDYLLFFGRIHPHKGAADAIAIARKTGHRLIIAGIVQDEAYFNEQVKPHIDGEQISYIGPVGGDARNKLLGRAKALLHPIYFEEPFGLSVAEAMMCGTPVIAYKRGSMPELIRHGETGFLSGALDEAATFVSALPQISRKACHDWSMAQFSVQKMVDDYIKVYEQVLMKTVSLP, from the coding sequence ATGAAGATCGCAATACTCTCTCCCGTAGCCTGGCGCACGCCGCCGGTGCACTACGGGCCCTGGGAACAAATGGCCTCGAATGTAGCGGAGGGCCTGGTGAAGCGCGGCTGGAACGTAACGCTGTTCGCCACCGCCAACTCCCTCACCGCCGGTACATTACAGGCCATTTGCCCGGAAGGGTACGAAGAAAACAGGGAGCTCGACGCGAAGGTGATGGAATGCATGCATATCAGCCTGCTGATGGAACAGGCGCAAGAATACGCCCTTATCCATAATCACTTCGACTTCCTGCCCCTCACTTATTCACGGCTGATATCAACACCCATCGTCACCACCATTCACGGTTTCTCCTCCCCGAAAATCATCCCGGTGTACGAGCGTTACAACGACGTAGGGCACTATGTGTCCATCAGCAATTCCGACCGCAGCAGCCGGCTGCGTTATGCGGCTACGGTATACAACGGCATCCATTCCGCAGACTTCAGCTTTAACGACCAGCCGGAAGACTATCTCCTGTTTTTCGGCCGCATCCATCCGCACAAAGGCGCGGCTGACGCAATTGCCATTGCCCGCAAAACCGGCCACCGGCTGATCATCGCGGGCATCGTGCAGGACGAAGCATACTTCAACGAACAGGTAAAGCCACACATCGACGGGGAACAGATTTCCTACATCGGCCCGGTAGGCGGCGATGCGCGCAATAAACTGCTGGGGCGCGCCAAGGCGCTGCTGCACCCGATTTACTTCGAGGAGCCTTTCGGATTAAGCGTGGCGGAAGCCATGATGTGCGGCACGCCAGTGATCGCTTACAAACGCGGTTCCATGCCCGAACTGATCAGACATGGGGAGACAGGCTTCCTTTCCGGCGCATTGGACGAAGCGGCAACGTTCGTTTCCGCCCTGCCGCAAATCAGCCGCAAGGCATGCCACGATTGGAGCATGGCGCAGTTCAGCGTACAGAAAATGGTGGACGATTACATTAAAGTGTATGAACAGGTGCTGATGAAAACGGTCAGCCTTCCCTAG
- the bshC gene encoding bacillithiol biosynthesis cysteine-adding enzyme BshC: MTNNITANITAPLSCYHVPIADTGYFSPLIADFLTGREPLRSFYEYNPLQPDFKRAMLLKAEQPLRRDILADALYHQYKGIEIREEVRANIGLLQATNTFTVCTAHQPNIFTGYLYFVYKILQTIKLAQDLQRQYPDKHFVPVYYMGSEDADLDELGSIFLDGGKLTWNTEQTGAVGRMETKGLETLIEQIGNSIGYAPHAPELLEMLKKAYLGHSNIQEATLSLVNDLFGCYGLVVLIPDNPAFKQQLIPVMEEELWRQSSEAIVSKTIANLSEHYKVQANPREINLFYLDRNIRQRIVKDGELWRILHTSLSFTGEELKKELYEHPERFSPNVILRGILQETILPNIAFIGGGGEVAYWLELKDLFRHHKVPYPVILLRNSFLWINKDQHDRQQKLGIKTDGLFEDTGLLINRYVHEHTNAALVLREEYAAIEKLFSAIEEKAKSIDITLVATTNAEKSRAIKSIGKLEHKFLRAEKKKFEWQAEQINQLKARLFPGNSLQERKENFLPYYAQYGPAFFDHLLRFLNPVTDQFCIIAEE, from the coding sequence GTGACCAACAATATAACCGCTAACATCACCGCGCCGCTCAGTTGTTACCATGTGCCGATCGCCGACACGGGCTATTTCAGCCCGCTGATTGCCGACTTCCTGACAGGCCGGGAACCGCTCCGTTCGTTCTACGAATACAATCCCCTGCAGCCGGACTTCAAAAGGGCCATGCTGCTCAAGGCGGAACAGCCGCTGCGCCGCGACATACTGGCAGACGCCCTCTATCATCAATATAAAGGCATAGAGATCAGGGAGGAGGTAAGGGCCAATATCGGGCTCCTGCAGGCCACCAATACCTTTACCGTCTGTACCGCCCATCAGCCCAATATCTTTACCGGGTACCTCTACTTCGTCTATAAAATCCTCCAGACGATCAAGCTGGCACAGGACCTGCAGCGACAATACCCTGACAAACATTTCGTGCCGGTTTATTACATGGGCAGCGAAGACGCCGATCTCGACGAACTGGGCTCCATTTTCCTGGACGGCGGCAAGCTGACCTGGAATACGGAACAGACCGGGGCGGTGGGCCGGATGGAAACGAAAGGGCTTGAAACCCTGATTGAACAGATCGGCAACAGTATCGGGTATGCCCCGCACGCGCCGGAATTACTGGAAATGCTGAAGAAAGCCTATCTGGGGCATTCGAACATTCAGGAAGCGACATTGAGCCTCGTAAACGATCTTTTCGGCTGTTACGGACTGGTTGTGCTGATACCGGACAATCCTGCCTTCAAGCAGCAGTTGATACCGGTGATGGAAGAGGAGCTTTGGCGGCAAAGTTCCGAGGCGATCGTCAGCAAAACCATCGCAAACTTGTCTGAGCATTATAAAGTGCAGGCTAACCCGAGGGAAATAAATCTTTTCTATCTGGACCGCAATATACGACAAAGAATCGTGAAGGATGGGGAACTGTGGAGAATATTGCACACTTCGTTGTCGTTTACCGGGGAGGAATTAAAAAAAGAATTATATGAGCATCCGGAGCGTTTCAGCCCGAATGTGATCCTCCGCGGCATCCTCCAGGAAACCATCCTGCCCAATATCGCCTTTATCGGCGGCGGCGGGGAAGTGGCGTACTGGCTCGAACTGAAAGACCTCTTCCGTCATCACAAGGTGCCGTACCCGGTAATTTTGCTCCGGAATTCGTTTCTCTGGATCAATAAGGACCAGCACGACCGCCAGCAGAAACTGGGCATCAAAACCGACGGGCTTTTCGAAGACACGGGGCTGCTCATCAACCGGTACGTGCATGAGCATACGAACGCGGCGCTGGTGCTGCGGGAAGAATACGCCGCCATTGAAAAACTGTTCAGCGCGATTGAAGAAAAGGCGAAGTCGATCGACATCACCCTGGTAGCCACCACCAATGCGGAAAAGAGCCGGGCCATCAAATCCATCGGCAAGCTGGAGCACAAGTTCCTGCGGGCGGAAAAAAAGAAATTCGAATGGCAGGCGGAGCAGATCAACCAGCTGAAAGCGCGGCTGTTCCCCGGTAACTCGTTGCAGGAAAGGAAGGAAAACTTCCTCCCTTATTATGCGCAGTACGGGCCGGCGTTTTTCGATCACCTGCTGCGGTTCCTCAACCCGGTAACCGACCAGTTCTGTATCATCGCGGAAGAATAA
- a CDS encoding FUSC family protein, with protein MQDRWFKEAKAFIFSYHFSNGLRTTLSVVVPSVIFAAIGHLTTGIAISMGALCTALADVPGTILHKRNGLLISTVLIFLTALGTGLLLPHTVLLTVWVALCSMFYSMLLIYGNRGGNIGIGGLLVMVSIMAESYVSWQMAVHVALLTLSGSIWYSLLALLLWQIRPYLTVQQTLGDCIQQTARYLRQRADFYNPALDITDSYRDVLAQQVVVNEKQEAVRELLLKMRSAQQGTTSISKSMVLIFLDLVDMYEQITASQIDYTSLQQRFAGTKVISTLHHTIQQFAEELDNIGIAVSAGQRSMPKVNLKLELERSRREFKDYQATLPTLKERADLIAFESIFDNLQHITQRIYNMHRLTRLERVKDTTFDHQLELSKFTTRQQYDITTFRNNLTFKSHIFRHAVRTGLAMVAGLLLGHALQLSKTYWILLTIVVIMKPGFSLTKTRSYQRILGTIIGAFFAAGILYLTKDDTVIFFVMLVCILGAYSFQTYHYVTSVVFMTPFIIFLLHFLHPSDFDNVKQRVLDTVLGGVIAFGFNYIFWPSWEYRFLPEYILKNIAANKQYLTQVMNLYTDKPFSLFAYKLARKDVHVTTANLTAAFQRMLSEPKSKQKFGSELYHFVVLSHSLSSHIAQLSAYALQHQLKYKRPEYKDILLYLLTVMDQIEQFVSVGGFIPEHPLPAAFNALEERLEHLLHVRQEQINNGQGHTQEREEMLEIKHVRDQFHALHTVMKDMKKAAVHGAAITES; from the coding sequence ATGCAAGATCGTTGGTTCAAAGAAGCGAAAGCCTTTATTTTCAGTTATCATTTCAGCAACGGACTTCGTACCACCCTGAGTGTTGTTGTCCCCTCCGTTATTTTTGCCGCCATCGGCCACCTGACCACAGGTATCGCCATATCGATGGGGGCATTGTGCACCGCTCTGGCCGATGTGCCAGGCACCATCCTGCATAAACGGAACGGCCTGCTCATCAGCACCGTTCTCATTTTCCTTACCGCGCTCGGCACCGGCCTGCTGCTGCCCCATACCGTGCTGCTCACCGTCTGGGTAGCCCTCTGCAGCATGTTTTACAGCATGCTGCTCATTTACGGCAACCGCGGGGGCAACATCGGCATCGGCGGCCTGCTGGTGATGGTCAGCATCATGGCGGAGAGTTATGTGTCGTGGCAGATGGCCGTGCATGTGGCGCTGCTCACCCTCAGCGGCAGCATCTGGTATTCCCTGCTGGCCCTCCTGCTCTGGCAGATACGGCCCTACCTCACGGTGCAGCAAACACTGGGCGACTGTATCCAGCAAACGGCCCGGTACCTCCGGCAACGCGCCGATTTTTATAACCCGGCCCTCGATATCACCGATAGTTACCGCGACGTGCTGGCGCAGCAGGTAGTGGTGAACGAAAAACAGGAAGCCGTGCGCGAGCTGCTGCTCAAGATGCGCAGCGCCCAGCAGGGCACCACCAGCATCAGCAAAAGCATGGTGCTGATTTTCCTCGACCTGGTAGACATGTACGAGCAGATCACCGCGTCCCAGATCGATTACACCTCCCTGCAGCAACGTTTCGCCGGCACAAAGGTGATCTCCACGCTCCATCATACCATCCAGCAGTTCGCCGAGGAGCTCGACAATATCGGCATCGCCGTGTCCGCCGGCCAGCGCTCCATGCCCAAGGTGAACCTGAAGCTGGAACTGGAACGGTCGCGCCGGGAGTTCAAGGATTACCAGGCCACGCTGCCCACCCTCAAGGAGCGCGCGGACCTCATCGCTTTCGAAAGCATCTTCGACAACCTGCAGCACATCACCCAGCGTATCTACAACATGCACCGCCTCACCCGGCTGGAGCGCGTCAAGGATACGACGTTCGACCACCAGCTGGAGCTGTCGAAGTTCACCACCCGCCAGCAGTACGACATCACCACCTTCCGCAACAACCTCACCTTCAAGTCGCACATCTTCCGGCATGCGGTACGCACCGGGCTGGCCATGGTAGCGGGCTTGTTGCTGGGGCACGCCCTCCAGCTGAGCAAAACCTACTGGATACTGCTCACCATCGTGGTGATCATGAAGCCGGGCTTCAGCCTCACCAAAACGAGGAGCTACCAGCGCATCCTCGGCACCATCATCGGCGCGTTCTTCGCGGCGGGCATTTTATACCTCACGAAAGACGATACGGTCATCTTTTTTGTGATGCTCGTCTGCATCCTGGGCGCCTACAGTTTCCAGACGTACCACTACGTCACCAGCGTGGTGTTCATGACGCCTTTCATCATCTTCCTGCTGCACTTTCTCCATCCCTCCGACTTCGACAACGTCAAACAAAGGGTGCTCGATACCGTGCTGGGCGGCGTGATCGCTTTCGGGTTCAACTACATTTTCTGGCCCAGCTGGGAATACCGCTTTTTACCGGAGTACATCCTGAAAAACATCGCGGCCAACAAACAATACCTCACGCAGGTGATGAACCTGTACACCGATAAGCCCTTCAGCCTGTTCGCTTACAAACTGGCGCGGAAAGACGTGCATGTGACCACCGCCAACCTCACCGCGGCCTTCCAGCGCATGTTGTCGGAGCCCAAGAGCAAACAGAAATTCGGGTCGGAGCTGTATCACTTCGTGGTGCTGAGCCATTCCCTGTCGTCGCACATCGCGCAGCTTTCCGCGTACGCCCTGCAGCACCAGCTGAAATACAAACGCCCGGAGTATAAAGACATCCTGCTGTACCTGCTCACCGTGATGGACCAGATCGAACAGTTCGTGAGCGTGGGCGGGTTTATCCCGGAACACCCGCTGCCGGCGGCTTTCAATGCCCTGGAAGAACGCCTCGAGCACCTGCTCCACGTGCGGCAGGAACAGATCAATAACGGGCAGGGCCACACGCAGGAACGGGAAGAGATGCTGGAGATCAAACACGTGCGCGACCAGTTCCACGCGCTGCATACGGTGATGAAAGACATGAAAAAAGCCGCAGTGCATGGTGCGGCTATTACAGAAAGTTAA
- a CDS encoding glycosyltransferase family 4 protein translates to MKIAYISSYYPRECGIATFTEHLISAVGLVEEAPEVSVIAMNDDGQTYEYPPEVSFTIRQQHMRDYLAAAEHINSSGTDMVVLQHEFGIFGGESGIFILSLLGKLKVPYIVTFHTVLKEPSFLQKTIVKEISRHASRVVVMSRLATRFLDEIYDVPEDKVMLIPHGVPDFEKLSIQADVLPETLRNRKVIFTFGLLSRNKGIETVIRALPQVISRHPDVLYVVAGKTHPAVLRHAGEEYRNSLREMITEAGLDNHVLFVDKFLTENDLFAYLRHSDVYITPYLSEAQITSGTLTYAMGAGAAVISTPYWYAQELLDEGRGRLFGFAKFDELGNILNELLDNPEALLALRSRSLEYGRELQWSRMGARYYQLAKKVRNTPRPASVNHPRTLPDPSFLPPLNLSHIRRLTDDTGIVQHAKYGIPNLKEGYCVDDNARALMMTVMAHQHRKSKDAPAPELLPVYLSFIHYMQTPDGNFRNFLSFSRQYLDEVGSEDSFGRTVWALGYLIRFAPNNSYREFALELFHHSLHHLEALEHLRGRANAAIGLCHYLKACPSDEGILARLLTLVQPLITAWEQNGTEDWQWFEKSMTYDNGILPLAILHVAEITGKEELKTTGLQALRFLESTTMTQGYFCPVGNEGWLCEGGDCPIFDQQALETMAMVLLYQQAHAVTGEAAYLKKMFTCYKWFTGENVLRVSLYDNETHGCCDGISPHGLNRNQGAESTLAYFISHLAVLQSCEAIPRVEKPVKTAIISTSAVSKIS, encoded by the coding sequence ATGAAGATTGCGTACATTTCATCTTACTATCCGCGTGAATGCGGTATTGCTACTTTCACCGAACACCTGATCAGTGCCGTCGGTCTTGTGGAAGAAGCGCCTGAAGTGAGCGTTATAGCCATGAACGACGATGGACAGACGTATGAGTATCCCCCCGAGGTTTCCTTCACCATCCGGCAGCAGCACATGCGCGACTATCTTGCCGCCGCGGAACACATCAATAGCAGCGGTACCGATATGGTGGTACTGCAGCATGAATTCGGCATTTTCGGCGGCGAAAGCGGCATCTTTATTTTATCGTTGCTGGGTAAGCTGAAAGTACCCTATATCGTTACATTCCATACGGTATTGAAAGAGCCTTCCTTCCTGCAGAAAACGATCGTCAAGGAGATCTCGCGCCATGCTTCGCGCGTAGTGGTGATGAGCCGCCTGGCCACTCGTTTCCTCGATGAGATTTACGACGTGCCGGAAGATAAAGTGATGCTCATCCCCCACGGCGTTCCCGACTTTGAAAAGCTATCGATACAGGCGGACGTGCTGCCTGAGACCCTGCGGAACCGCAAGGTGATTTTCACGTTCGGTTTGCTAAGCCGGAACAAAGGCATAGAAACCGTCATCCGTGCATTGCCGCAGGTCATCAGCCGCCATCCCGATGTGCTGTACGTTGTGGCGGGAAAAACACATCCTGCGGTATTACGCCACGCCGGTGAGGAATATCGCAACAGCCTGCGGGAAATGATCACCGAAGCCGGCCTGGACAATCATGTTTTATTTGTCGATAAATTTCTGACGGAGAACGACCTGTTCGCCTACCTCCGCCACAGCGACGTGTACATCACGCCGTACCTGAGCGAAGCACAGATCACCAGCGGCACGCTTACCTACGCCATGGGCGCCGGGGCGGCCGTTATATCCACTCCCTACTGGTACGCCCAGGAACTGCTCGACGAAGGCCGCGGCCGCCTCTTCGGCTTCGCGAAATTCGACGAGCTGGGAAACATCCTCAACGAATTGCTGGACAATCCCGAAGCCCTGCTCGCCCTGCGCAGCCGCTCGCTCGAATACGGCCGCGAACTGCAATGGAGCCGTATGGGCGCCCGCTATTACCAGCTGGCCAAAAAAGTGCGCAACACACCGAGGCCTGCTTCGGTGAACCATCCGCGCACCCTGCCCGACCCCTCTTTTTTACCGCCGCTCAACCTGTCGCATATACGCCGCCTTACAGACGATACCGGCATCGTACAGCATGCGAAATACGGTATCCCCAACCTGAAGGAAGGTTATTGCGTGGACGATAACGCCCGCGCACTGATGATGACCGTAATGGCCCACCAGCACCGCAAGTCAAAAGACGCGCCGGCGCCGGAACTGCTGCCGGTATACCTCAGCTTCATCCATTACATGCAAACGCCCGACGGTAATTTCAGGAACTTCCTGAGCTTCAGCCGCCAGTACCTCGACGAAGTGGGTTCCGAAGACTCCTTCGGCCGTACGGTATGGGCGCTGGGTTATCTCATCCGTTTCGCCCCCAACAATTCCTACCGCGAATTCGCGCTGGAACTGTTCCATCATTCGCTCCACCACCTCGAGGCCCTGGAGCACCTGCGCGGCCGCGCCAATGCAGCCATCGGCCTTTGCCATTACCTGAAAGCCTGCCCGTCAGACGAAGGGATACTGGCCCGCCTGCTGACGCTGGTGCAGCCGCTGATAACAGCCTGGGAACAGAACGGGACGGAAGACTGGCAGTGGTTCGAAAAGTCGATGACCTACGACAACGGCATCCTGCCGCTGGCCATCCTGCACGTAGCGGAGATCACCGGAAAGGAAGAGTTGAAAACAACGGGCCTGCAAGCCCTCCGTTTCCTCGAAAGCACCACCATGACGCAGGGTTACTTCTGCCCGGTGGGCAACGAAGGCTGGCTCTGTGAAGGCGGCGATTGCCCGATATTCGACCAGCAAGCCCTCGAAACCATGGCCATGGTATTGCTGTACCAGCAGGCACATGCGGTCACCGGCGAAGCCGCGTACCTGAAAAAGATGTTCACCTGCTATAAATGGTTCACGGGCGAAAACGTGCTGCGCGTATCACTGTACGACAATGAAACGCACGGCTGCTGCGACGGCATCTCCCCGCATGGCCTGAACCGTAACCAGGGCGCGGAAAGCACGCTGGCGTACTTTATTTCGCACCTGGCCGTGCTGCAGAGCTGCGAGGCCATCCCGCGCGTGGAAAAACCGGTGAAGACCGCCATTATTTCCACATCCGCCGTGAGCAAAATCAGTTAG